A genomic window from Pseudocitrobacter corydidari includes:
- a CDS encoding sensor histidine kinase gives MYEFDLVLLLLQQMCVFLVIAWLMSKTRLFIPLMQVTVRLPHKLLCYVTFSIFCILGTYFGLHIEDSIANTRAIGAVMGGLLGGPVVGGLVGLTGGLHRYSMGGMTALSCMISTIVEGLLGGLVHSMLVKRGRPDKVFSPWTAGAITFFAELVQMLIILLIARPFQDAFHLVQSIAAPMMVTNTVGAALFMRILLDKRAMFEKYTSAFSATALKVAASTEGILRQGFNEENSMKVAQVLIKELDIGAVAITDRERLLAFTGIGEDHHLPGKPISSSYTQKAIETGEVVYADGNEVPYRCSIHPQCKLGSTLVIPLRGENQRIIGTIKLYEAKNRLFSSINRTLGEGIAQLLSAQILAGQYERQKALLTQSEIKLLHAQVNPHFLFNALNTLKAVIRRDSEQASQLVQYLSTFFRKNLKRPSEIVTLADEIEHVNAYLQIEKARFQENLQVQLHVPEELAHVRLPAFTLQPIVENAIKHGTSQLLSVGEICINASRDGQHLLLAIEDNAGLYQPDAQASGLGMSLVDKRLRTRFGDDCGINVACEPDIFTRITLRLPLEENA, from the coding sequence TTCTGCATCCTCGGCACCTATTTTGGCCTGCACATCGAAGACTCTATCGCCAACACGCGCGCCATTGGCGCCGTGATGGGGGGCCTGCTTGGCGGGCCGGTGGTCGGGGGCTTAGTGGGGCTAACCGGCGGCTTGCATCGCTACTCAATGGGCGGCATGACCGCGCTGAGCTGTATGATCTCCACCATCGTCGAAGGCCTGCTGGGCGGATTGGTTCACAGTATGCTGGTGAAACGAGGCCGCCCGGACAAAGTTTTCAGCCCGTGGACCGCCGGGGCGATTACCTTCTTCGCCGAACTGGTGCAGATGCTGATCATTCTGTTGATTGCGCGTCCGTTCCAGGATGCCTTTCACCTGGTGCAAAGCATTGCCGCGCCGATGATGGTGACCAACACCGTCGGGGCCGCGCTGTTTATGCGTATTCTGCTCGACAAGCGTGCGATGTTTGAAAAATACACCTCGGCATTTTCCGCCACAGCGCTGAAAGTGGCGGCATCGACGGAAGGGATTTTGCGTCAGGGGTTTAACGAAGAGAACAGCATGAAGGTGGCGCAGGTGCTGATCAAGGAACTGGATATTGGCGCGGTGGCGATTACCGATCGTGAACGCCTGTTGGCTTTTACCGGGATCGGGGAAGATCACCATCTCCCCGGCAAGCCTATCTCTTCCAGTTATACCCAAAAGGCGATTGAAACCGGCGAGGTGGTGTATGCGGACGGTAACGAAGTGCCGTATCGCTGCTCGATTCATCCGCAGTGTAAGCTCGGCTCAACGCTGGTTATTCCCCTGCGCGGTGAGAACCAGCGCATTATTGGCACCATTAAATTGTATGAAGCCAAAAATCGCCTGTTTAGCTCGATCAACCGCACCCTGGGTGAGGGGATCGCCCAACTGCTGTCGGCGCAAATTCTGGCGGGGCAGTATGAGCGGCAAAAAGCGCTGCTCACCCAGTCGGAAATCAAACTGCTGCATGCGCAGGTGAACCCGCACTTCCTGTTTAACGCACTTAACACCCTGAAAGCGGTGATTCGCCGCGACAGCGAACAGGCAAGCCAGCTTGTGCAGTATCTTTCGACATTTTTCCGCAAGAATCTGAAACGCCCGTCGGAGATTGTGACGCTGGCCGATGAAATTGAGCATGTGAATGCGTATCTGCAAATTGAGAAGGCGCGTTTTCAGGAAAATTTACAGGTTCAACTGCATGTGCCCGAAGAGCTGGCGCATGTCCGGCTTCCGGCCTTCACGCTGCAACCCATTGTTGAGAATGCCATTAAGCACGGCACATCGCAGCTGTTGAGCGTGGGCGAAATTTGTATCAACGCCAGCCGTGACGGGCAACACCTCTTGCTGGCGATTGAAGACAACGCCGGGCTGTATCAACCGGACGCACAGGCCAGTGGGCTGGGTATGAGCCTCGTGGATAAGCGCCTGCGCACGCGTTTTGGTGATGACTGCGGGATCAACGTTGCCTGCGAACCCGATATTTTCACCCGTATCACCCTAAGGCTGCCTCTGGAGGAGAACGCATGA
- the btsR gene encoding two-component system response regulator BtsR: MIKVLIVDDEPLARENLRVLLQAQPDVEIVGECGNAVEAIGAVHKLHPDVLFLDIQMPRISGLEMVGMLDPEHRPYIVFLTAFDEYAVKAFEEHAFDYLLKPIEEKRLEKTLTRLRQERNAQDISALTENQEALKFIPCSGHSRIWLLQMDDVAFVSSRMSGVYVTNHEGKEGFTELTLRTLEQRTPLLRCHRQYLVNMAHLQEIRLEDNGQAELLLRNGQTVPVSRRYLKSLKEALGL, translated from the coding sequence ATGATTAAAGTGCTGATTGTCGATGATGAACCGTTGGCGCGGGAGAATTTGCGGGTACTGTTGCAGGCGCAGCCGGATGTCGAGATTGTCGGCGAGTGCGGTAACGCAGTGGAAGCGATTGGCGCGGTGCATAAGCTTCATCCCGACGTGCTGTTCCTTGATATCCAGATGCCGCGTATCAGCGGGCTGGAGATGGTCGGTATGCTCGACCCGGAACACCGTCCATACATCGTTTTCCTGACCGCGTTCGACGAGTACGCGGTTAAAGCTTTTGAAGAGCATGCGTTTGATTATCTCCTTAAGCCAATTGAAGAGAAACGGCTGGAGAAAACCCTCACGCGTTTGCGTCAGGAACGTAATGCGCAGGATATCTCCGCGCTCACTGAGAATCAGGAAGCGCTGAAATTCATTCCCTGTTCCGGGCATAGCCGCATCTGGCTGTTGCAAATGGATGATGTGGCGTTTGTCAGCAGCCGCATGAGCGGCGTTTACGTCACCAATCACGAAGGGAAAGAAGGGTTCACCGAGCTGACGTTAAGAACGCTTGAACAGCGCACGCCGCTGCTGCGTTGCCATCGACAGTACCTCGTCAACATGGCGCATCTGCAGGAGATCCGCCTGGAAGACAATGGCCAGGCCGAACTGCTGCTGCGCAACGGGCAAACCGTGCCGGTCAGCCGACGTTACTTAAAAAGCCTGAAAGAGGCGTTGGGCCTGTAA
- a CDS encoding DUF1456 family protein: MVSNDILRSVRYILKMNNQDLLRIFALSDTVVTAEQLAPWLRKEDEEGFVRCPDIMLSCFLNGLIYEKRGRDESAPALAVERRVNNNIMLKKLRIAFSLKTDDILAILTEQKFRVSMPEITAMMRAPDHKNFRECGDQFLRYFLRGLAVREHAAKS, translated from the coding sequence ATGGTCAGTAACGATATTTTACGTAGCGTGCGCTACATCCTGAAAATGAACAATCAAGATCTGCTGCGTATTTTTGCGCTGAGCGACACCGTGGTCACCGCCGAGCAGCTGGCACCCTGGTTGCGCAAAGAAGATGAAGAGGGGTTTGTACGCTGCCCGGATATTATGCTGTCCTGCTTCCTGAACGGGCTGATTTACGAAAAACGCGGCCGCGATGAATCTGCGCCCGCGCTGGCGGTTGAACGTCGCGTAAACAACAACATCATGCTCAAAAAGCTGCGCATCGCCTTTTCCCTGAAAACGGATGACATCCTCGCCATTCTGACCGAACAGAAATTCCGCGTCTCGATGCCGGAAATCACCGCCATGATGCGCGCGCCAGACCACAAAAACTTCCGCGAATGCGGCGACCAGTTCCTGCGTTATTTCCTGCGCGGCCTGGCGGTACGTGAGCACGCGGCGAAAAGCTGA
- a CDS encoding YehR family lipoprotein gives MRKLRPTLTLITLCLAGSLFGCDNKDTPKEPQTYVQSIAASNTPEEKATFFNAVNGVEVKVTYYYKGDVVLRQDVDNKMTYASAGVNNKEEAQRRFEQISNAYKNTTGVTETINYQDDYVTENITVDYTKANISELCKLPGTSLTDCNAQYLSMLLSEKMVLKQGFKKQ, from the coding sequence ATGCGCAAACTCCGCCCCACCCTCACACTGATTACCCTCTGCCTGGCTGGCAGCCTGTTTGGCTGCGACAACAAAGATACCCCGAAAGAGCCGCAGACCTATGTCCAGAGCATTGCCGCCAGCAATACGCCAGAGGAAAAAGCCACGTTCTTTAACGCCGTAAATGGCGTTGAGGTGAAAGTGACCTATTACTACAAAGGGGATGTCGTCCTGCGCCAGGACGTCGATAACAAAATGACCTACGCAAGCGCAGGCGTAAACAACAAAGAAGAAGCGCAGCGGCGATTTGAGCAGATCAGTAATGCGTATAAGAATACGACGGGTGTGACAGAGACCATTAATTACCAGGATGATTATGTTACAGAGAACATCACCGTTGATTACACCAAAGCCAATATCAGCGAGCTGTGTAAACTCCCTGGCACATCATTGACCGATTGCAATGCGCAGTATCTTTCTATGCTGTTGTCCGAGAAGATGGTGCTAAAACAGGGATTTAAGAAGCAGTAG
- a CDS encoding DUF1307 domain-containing protein: MNTRRTHIIFASIAILFMFLVASFVIFHDRTQSRSFKRVDRSAERVQTYYFEDDIVLRQVVVSRQSYSVLRVSNKEQAERYFLPLNTLFNAIKGVDDKMEFYDTYLIHTRTLDLTVMGGKELRELQQAEGVTISGDSDTKITMSESEEQLLASGYQEIK, translated from the coding sequence ATGAACACCCGCAGAACACACATTATCTTCGCCAGTATCGCCATTCTCTTCATGTTCCTGGTTGCCAGCTTCGTTATTTTCCACGATCGCACTCAAAGCAGAAGCTTTAAACGTGTTGACCGTAGCGCAGAGAGGGTACAAACCTATTATTTTGAGGATGACATTGTGCTGCGCCAGGTGGTAGTCAGTCGGCAATCCTACAGCGTGCTTCGAGTGTCGAATAAGGAACAAGCCGAGAGATACTTTCTTCCCTTAAATACGCTGTTCAATGCGATAAAGGGCGTGGACGACAAAATGGAATTTTACGATACTTATCTGATTCATACCCGCACGCTGGATTTAACGGTCATGGGCGGTAAAGAGTTGCGTGAACTTCAGCAAGCGGAAGGCGTGACAATTTCCGGGGATAGTGACACCAAAATAACCATGAGCGAATCGGAAGAACAGCTTTTAGCCAGCGGCTATCAGGAAATTAAATAG
- the metG gene encoding methionine--tRNA ligase produces MTQVAKKILVTCALPYANGSIHLGHMLEHIQADVWVRYQRMRGHQVNFICADDAHGTPIMLKAQQLGITPEQMIAEMSQEHQTDFAGFNISYDNYHSTHSDENRELSELIYGRLKENGFIKNRTISQLYDPEKGMFLPDRFVKGTCPKCKSPDQYGDNCEVCGATYSPTELIEPKSVVSGATPVMRESEHFFFDLPSFSEMLQAWTRSGALQEQVANKMQEWFESGLQQWDISRDAPYFGFEIPNAPGKYFYVWLDAPIGYMGSFKNLCDKRGDTESFDDYWKKDSDAELYHFIGKDIVYFHSLFWPAMLEGSNFRKPTNLFVHGYVTVNGAKMSKSRGTFIKASTWLNHFDADSLRYYYTAKLSSRIDDIDLNLEDFIQRVNADIVNKVVNLASRNAGFINKRFDGVLSAELADPELYKTFTDAAAAIGEAWDSREFGKAIREIMALADVANRYVDEQAPWVVAKQEGRDADLQAICTMGLNMFRVLMTWLKPVLPSLTERAEAFLNTTLEWDAIAQPLLSHKVNTFKALYNRIETKQVEALVEASKEEVKAAAAPVTGPLADDPIQETITFDDFAKVDMRVALIENAEFVDGSDKLLRLTLDLGGEKRNVFSGIRSAYPEPEALIGRLTVMVANLAPRKMRFGISEGMVMAAGPGGKDIFLLSPDSGAKPGQQVK; encoded by the coding sequence ATGACTCAAGTCGCGAAGAAAATTCTGGTAACGTGCGCTCTGCCGTACGCCAACGGCTCAATCCACCTCGGCCACATGCTGGAGCATATCCAGGCTGATGTCTGGGTCCGTTACCAGCGAATGCGCGGCCACCAGGTAAACTTCATCTGCGCGGACGATGCACACGGCACGCCGATCATGCTGAAAGCTCAGCAGCTCGGGATCACCCCGGAGCAGATGATTGCCGAAATGAGTCAGGAACATCAGACCGATTTTGCTGGCTTCAACATTAGCTACGACAACTACCACTCGACGCACAGCGACGAAAACCGCGAGCTGTCGGAGCTTATCTATGGTCGCCTGAAAGAGAACGGTTTTATCAAAAACCGCACCATCTCCCAGCTTTACGATCCGGAAAAAGGCATGTTCCTGCCTGACCGTTTTGTGAAAGGCACCTGCCCGAAATGTAAATCACCGGATCAGTACGGCGATAACTGCGAAGTGTGCGGCGCGACCTACAGCCCAACCGAGCTTATCGAGCCGAAATCGGTCGTTTCCGGTGCGACGCCGGTGATGCGTGAATCCGAACACTTCTTCTTCGACCTGCCTTCCTTCAGCGAGATGCTGCAGGCGTGGACCCGCAGCGGCGCGTTGCAGGAGCAGGTAGCGAACAAAATGCAGGAGTGGTTTGAATCCGGCCTGCAACAGTGGGATATCTCCCGCGATGCGCCGTACTTCGGCTTCGAAATTCCGAATGCGCCGGGCAAATATTTCTACGTCTGGCTGGATGCGCCAATCGGCTACATGGGTTCTTTCAAAAACCTGTGTGATAAACGCGGTGACACCGAAAGCTTTGATGACTACTGGAAGAAAGATTCCGACGCCGAGCTGTATCACTTCATCGGTAAAGATATCGTCTACTTCCACAGCCTGTTCTGGCCTGCCATGCTGGAAGGCAGTAACTTCCGTAAGCCAACTAACCTGTTCGTGCACGGTTATGTAACGGTGAACGGCGCGAAGATGTCCAAATCTCGCGGCACCTTCATTAAAGCCAGCACCTGGCTGAACCACTTCGATGCTGACAGCCTGCGCTACTACTACACCGCCAAGCTCTCTTCACGCATCGATGATATTGACCTCAATCTGGAAGACTTCATCCAGCGCGTGAACGCCGATATCGTCAACAAAGTGGTTAACCTGGCATCGCGCAATGCCGGTTTTATCAACAAGCGTTTCGATGGCGTGCTGTCTGCTGAACTGGCTGACCCTGAGCTGTATAAAACCTTCACCGACGCGGCTGCCGCGATTGGCGAAGCGTGGGATAGCCGCGAGTTTGGTAAAGCCATCCGCGAAATCATGGCGCTGGCCGACGTGGCTAACCGCTACGTTGACGAGCAAGCACCGTGGGTGGTTGCGAAACAGGAAGGCCGCGATGCCGACCTGCAGGCTATCTGCACCATGGGTCTGAACATGTTCCGCGTACTGATGACCTGGCTGAAACCGGTGCTGCCATCGCTGACCGAGCGCGCCGAAGCGTTCCTCAATACCACGCTTGAGTGGGATGCTATCGCCCAGCCGCTGCTGTCGCACAAAGTAAACACCTTCAAAGCGCTCTACAACCGCATCGAAACCAAACAGGTTGAAGCGCTGGTTGAAGCGTCGAAAGAGGAAGTGAAAGCCGCTGCGGCACCGGTCACCGGGCCACTGGCGGACGATCCGATTCAGGAAACCATCACCTTTGACGATTTCGCCAAAGTGGATATGCGCGTGGCGCTGATTGAAAACGCGGAGTTCGTAGACGGCTCCGATAAACTGCTGCGTCTGACGCTGGATCTCGGCGGCGAGAAACGCAATGTCTTCTCCGGCATCCGTTCCGCGTACCCGGAACCTGAGGCGCTGATTGGCCGCCTGACGGTGATGGTCGCCAACCTGGCCCCACGAAAAATGCGCTTCGGCATCTCTGAAGGAATGGTGATGGCCGCAGGCCCTGGCGGGAAAGATATTTTCCTGTTAAGCCCGGATAGCGGCGCAAAACCAGGTCAGCAGGTGAAATAA
- the yehD gene encoding fimbrial protein YehD: MKHSILTIAVFTSALMSSAVFAADDEGVLQINGKVLGSTCKIEDGKNQATITMPDVSVEAFSGLNAGEELKAYSSSAVGQIKFKCDQNVAPRISFSVDGFNGSGSDVTKNTSGDNGVGFKVHMNNETQAISPQKSMTLVKDSSGIYTLDFSAFYARTSGDVKSGEVNSSITMQVFSD, translated from the coding sequence ATGAAACATTCCATTCTGACGATAGCTGTATTCACTTCCGCACTGATGAGTTCTGCCGTATTTGCCGCTGACGACGAAGGCGTATTGCAGATCAACGGTAAAGTACTGGGATCGACCTGTAAAATTGAAGATGGGAAAAACCAGGCTACCATTACCATGCCAGACGTCAGCGTTGAGGCTTTTTCCGGGTTGAATGCCGGGGAAGAGTTGAAGGCATATTCCAGTTCGGCCGTCGGGCAAATTAAATTCAAATGCGACCAGAATGTCGCACCGCGAATTTCTTTCAGCGTCGATGGCTTTAACGGTAGCGGCAGCGATGTCACTAAAAATACCAGTGGTGATAACGGCGTCGGTTTCAAAGTACATATGAATAATGAGACGCAGGCGATCAGTCCACAAAAATCGATGACCTTAGTGAAAGACAGTAGCGGCATTTATACCCTGGATTTCTCTGCATTTTATGCCCGTACCAGCGGTGATGTAAAAAGCGGCGAGGTAAATTCCAGCATCACAATGCAGGTATTCTCTGATTAA
- a CDS encoding fimbria/pilus periplasmic chaperone, translating to MKKLLILMLCVMSGAVQAGVVIYGTRVIYPADKKEVVVQIMNQGDRTSLVQAWIDDGDTAQSPEHIDVPFLLTPPVSRVAAKSGQQLKIKKMKGNLPADVESLFFLNVLDIPPNDEQSAGKNVIKFATQNRIKMFWRPVGIAPVNKASFQQLQLSRTTQGILIKNNNANWITITEVAENNQKINKESLMLAPRSQQALPALVKSGNALTLTMIDDYGNYLTEKITIK from the coding sequence ATGAAAAAATTACTTATCCTGATGTTATGTGTGATGAGCGGTGCCGTGCAGGCGGGTGTAGTGATTTATGGCACGCGCGTGATTTATCCGGCAGACAAAAAAGAAGTCGTGGTACAGATAATGAATCAGGGCGACCGCACATCGCTGGTACAGGCGTGGATCGACGATGGCGACACCGCGCAGTCTCCTGAGCATATCGATGTGCCTTTCTTACTGACACCGCCGGTGTCGCGCGTGGCGGCAAAATCAGGGCAACAGTTAAAAATCAAAAAAATGAAGGGGAATTTACCGGCTGATGTCGAGAGCCTTTTTTTCCTCAATGTGCTGGATATTCCACCAAACGATGAGCAGAGCGCCGGGAAAAACGTCATTAAATTCGCCACACAAAACAGAATCAAAATGTTCTGGCGACCCGTAGGTATTGCACCGGTGAATAAAGCCAGTTTTCAGCAGTTGCAGTTATCGAGAACGACCCAGGGCATTTTAATTAAAAATAATAATGCCAACTGGATAACGATTACGGAAGTGGCAGAGAATAATCAGAAAATAAATAAAGAGAGCCTGATGCTGGCGCCGCGATCTCAGCAGGCGCTTCCAGCCCTGGTAAAAAGCGGCAACGCACTCACGCTGACGATGATTGATGATTACGGTAATTATCTTACCGAGAAAATAACAATAAAATAA
- a CDS encoding fimbrial biogenesis outer membrane usher protein, with amino-acid sequence MLKMAPLALAIVSSLFTARLQAEETFDTHFMMGGMQGVKTTNFQVNSDKPMPGDYELDVYINKQWQGKYPLAVKENTDDTCLTLSQLEQLGIKYTGQKEDPSAQCITIKQAVQGGEYKFDIGTFRLDLTVPQAFLDAHEQGYVSPDSWDRGINALYSSWYVSQYYSDYKNGGHSKNLYARFNSGMNVLGWQLHSDASYSQVNDSRGEWKSNTLYLERSLPSVLGVLRAGEMYTASDMFDTVRFRGVRLYRDMQMLPSAKQNFTPLVQGIAQSNALVTVEQNGFVVYQKEVPPGPFAIADLQTAGGGADLDVTVKEADGSVSHYLVPYAAVPNMLQPGVTKYDFVAGRSQIEGASRQSDFIQLNYQYGLNNVLTLYGGTMLAQKYQAFTLGTGWNTRLGAISLDMIQSRSLQDNGEFNGQSYQIAYNKYINQTATRFGLAAYRYSSYNFRTFNDHVWANNKDTYSRDRHDVYDIADYYQSDFGRKNNFSANINQMLPQNAGTLSLNLLWRDYWGRNGSSQDYQLSYSNSWQRISYTFSASRTWSEDHTADKRFNLFISIPFDWGDGVSTPRRQLSVSQSTTFDNHGYAANNTGISGMVGGRDQLSYSANLSHQRQSDETTAGVNLTWNTPVATVSGSYSQSAQYRQTSGTLSGGIVVWSGGVNLANRLSETIAILDAPGLEGAYVNGQKYRTTNRNGTVVYDGLSPWRENHLMLDVSDSETQTELLGNRQRVAPVRGAVTLLRFETDSRKPWFIKARLADGSPLTFGYDVVDSHGHNIGLVGQGSRLFIRSNEVPYGVSVVLDPQQGRTCTLKIAPPLDENQTYICH; translated from the coding sequence ATGTTAAAGATGGCCCCGCTTGCCCTGGCCATCGTCTCTTCGTTATTCACCGCCAGACTTCAGGCCGAAGAAACGTTTGACACTCATTTTATGATGGGTGGTATGCAGGGTGTGAAAACCACGAATTTCCAGGTAAACAGCGATAAACCGATGCCGGGTGATTATGAACTGGATGTGTATATCAATAAACAGTGGCAGGGGAAATATCCCCTCGCGGTGAAAGAAAATACCGATGACACCTGTTTAACCTTAAGCCAGCTTGAGCAATTGGGGATTAAATACACCGGCCAGAAAGAAGATCCTTCGGCACAGTGCATCACGATAAAGCAGGCGGTGCAGGGCGGTGAATATAAATTTGATATCGGTACATTTCGTCTGGATTTAACCGTTCCGCAGGCATTTCTTGATGCCCATGAACAAGGTTATGTTTCACCCGATAGCTGGGATCGCGGAATTAATGCGCTTTACAGTTCCTGGTATGTCAGCCAGTACTATAGCGATTATAAAAATGGCGGTCACAGTAAAAATCTGTACGCGCGCTTTAATAGCGGCATGAATGTCCTGGGCTGGCAATTACATTCAGATGCCAGCTACAGCCAGGTAAATGACTCTCGTGGGGAGTGGAAAAGTAACACGCTCTATCTGGAACGCAGTCTGCCTTCTGTGCTCGGTGTTTTGCGCGCCGGGGAGATGTATACCGCGTCAGACATGTTCGACACGGTGCGTTTTCGCGGCGTGCGGCTCTACCGCGATATGCAAATGTTGCCGAGCGCCAAACAAAATTTCACGCCGCTGGTACAGGGTATCGCGCAGAGTAACGCGCTGGTGACGGTCGAGCAGAATGGTTTCGTGGTTTACCAGAAAGAAGTTCCGCCGGGCCCGTTTGCGATTGCTGATTTGCAAACGGCGGGGGGCGGCGCAGATCTCGACGTGACGGTAAAAGAAGCCGATGGTTCCGTGAGCCATTATCTGGTGCCGTACGCGGCAGTGCCGAATATGTTGCAGCCAGGCGTGACAAAATATGATTTTGTCGCCGGTCGCAGCCAAATAGAGGGCGCGAGTCGGCAAAGCGATTTTATCCAGCTCAACTATCAGTATGGTCTGAACAACGTGTTAACCCTGTATGGCGGCACGATGCTGGCGCAAAAATATCAGGCGTTCACATTAGGGACCGGCTGGAATACGCGGCTGGGGGCAATTTCTCTGGATATGATTCAGTCGCGCAGTTTGCAGGATAACGGCGAGTTTAATGGGCAGAGCTATCAGATAGCGTACAACAAATATATCAATCAAACGGCGACGCGTTTTGGTCTGGCAGCATACCGCTACTCTTCCTATAACTTCAGGACCTTTAACGATCACGTATGGGCCAATAACAAGGACACTTATTCGCGCGATCGCCATGACGTCTATGACATCGCTGATTACTACCAGAGTGACTTTGGTCGGAAAAATAATTTCTCCGCCAACATTAACCAGATGCTGCCACAAAATGCGGGAACCCTGTCACTGAACCTGCTGTGGCGTGATTACTGGGGGCGTAACGGCAGCAGCCAGGATTATCAGCTCAGCTACAGCAATAGCTGGCAACGGATCTCGTACACCTTTTCGGCCAGCAGAACCTGGTCTGAGGATCATACGGCGGATAAACGCTTTAACCTGTTTATTTCGATTCCCTTCGACTGGGGAGATGGCGTGAGTACGCCACGCCGTCAGCTGTCGGTTTCCCAATCGACGACCTTTGATAATCATGGTTATGCTGCGAATAACACGGGAATCTCGGGAATGGTGGGCGGCCGCGATCAGCTGAGTTATAGCGCGAACCTGAGTCATCAACGTCAGTCAGATGAAACGACTGCCGGGGTGAATCTGACCTGGAATACCCCGGTGGCGACCGTCAGCGGAAGCTATAGCCAGTCTGCGCAGTATCGGCAAACCAGCGGTACGCTTTCCGGCGGCATCGTGGTGTGGTCGGGCGGCGTTAATCTGGCTAACAGGTTATCAGAAACTATCGCCATTCTGGATGCGCCAGGGCTTGAGGGCGCTTACGTCAATGGTCAGAAATATCGTACCACTAACCGAAACGGCACGGTGGTGTATGACGGTTTATCGCCCTGGCGTGAGAACCATTTAATGCTGGATGTCTCTGACAGTGAAACGCAAACCGAGCTGCTGGGTAATCGCCAGCGCGTGGCGCCGGTGCGAGGTGCGGTCACACTGCTGCGTTTTGAAACCGACTCGCGCAAGCCGTGGTTTATTAAAGCGCGGCTGGCAGATGGTTCCCCGTTAACCTTCGGTTATGACGTGGTGGACAGCCACGGGCACAACATTGGGCTGGTGGGCCAGGGGAGCCGCTTATTTATTCGCAGCAATGAGGTTCCTTATGGAGTCTCTGTAGTGCTCGACCCACAACAAGGGCGCACCTGTACGCTGAAGATTGCACCGCCGCTGGATGAAAACCAAACCTATATTTGTCACTAA
- a CDS encoding fimbrial protein, giving the protein MKLMLFAVMSLCLLSETSWATCKSSGATNNHTTEVVVDEVFPITQKHVSTVTVRFAGIKCDSANDKISYIPLVKESVIGPFSNGQSLKLNIVLDKTSEAVGTTTITEKSLLYTVTLTPATTGGAGSGGESISVPGVLVANTGGNSNGWIDFILGICKTLSLSGCVNYITNSLQGDSYVENLTVIYRPKKTTCRAGDLTLTLPDVSLSELPDSGMVDKSSKGDISLYCSNMVGVNRQATQAMSVYLYSADLLDGSRSILQGSTDNGVGFVVAGGGKNQIQMSSAKGVKESADNLWSVAKGTSLSAQGMTIPVEASYYVYERKAVKPGALKATALIFVNYE; this is encoded by the coding sequence ATGAAGTTAATGTTATTTGCGGTAATGTCATTGTGTTTATTGAGCGAGACGAGCTGGGCCACCTGTAAATCATCGGGAGCGACCAACAACCACACCACAGAAGTGGTGGTCGATGAGGTTTTCCCGATCACGCAGAAACATGTTTCTACCGTGACGGTGCGTTTTGCAGGCATCAAGTGTGATTCAGCGAATGATAAAATTAGCTATATTCCGCTGGTGAAAGAGAGCGTTATTGGCCCGTTCAGTAATGGACAATCGTTAAAGCTAAATATTGTTCTGGATAAAACGTCTGAGGCGGTTGGCACCACAACTATCACGGAGAAGAGCCTGCTTTATACCGTTACGCTAACCCCCGCGACGACGGGAGGTGCGGGAAGCGGCGGAGAATCCATTTCAGTTCCCGGTGTGTTGGTGGCCAATACCGGTGGAAATTCAAATGGCTGGATAGACTTTATATTAGGGATCTGTAAAACCCTGAGTTTGTCCGGCTGTGTAAACTACATCACTAACAGTTTGCAGGGTGATTCCTATGTTGAAAACCTGACGGTTATCTATCGCCCGAAAAAAACAACCTGTCGGGCAGGCGATTTAACGCTCACGCTGCCGGATGTATCGCTATCTGAACTGCCTGATTCGGGCATGGTGGATAAAAGCAGCAAGGGCGATATCTCGCTATATTGCAGCAATATGGTAGGAGTAAATCGTCAGGCGACGCAGGCCATGTCGGTGTATCTCTACAGCGCCGACCTGTTGGATGGTAGTCGAAGCATATTGCAGGGCAGTACGGACAACGGCGTCGGCTTTGTGGTGGCGGGCGGCGGCAAAAATCAGATCCAGATGTCGAGTGCGAAAGGGGTAAAAGAGAGCGCCGATAACTTGTGGTCTGTGGCGAAAGGTACATCGCTTTCCGCGCAGGGAATGACGATTCCGGTCGAAGCCAGCTACTACGTTTATGAGCGCAAAGCGGTGAAACCGGGCGCGCTTAAGGCGACGGCCCTGATCTTCGTTAACTATGAGTAA